A window of the Cannabis sativa cultivar Pink pepper isolate KNU-18-1 chromosome X, ASM2916894v1, whole genome shotgun sequence genome harbors these coding sequences:
- the LOC115700176 gene encoding serine/arginine-rich splicing factor RSZ22A isoform X2, which translates to MSRVYVGNLSPRVTERDLEDEFRAFGVIRSVWVARRPPGYAFIDFDDSRDAEDAIRELDGKNGWRVELSHNSRGGGGGGGRGGGRGGRSGGSDLKCYECGEPGHFARECRMRGGSGRRRSRSPPRYRRSPSYGRRSYSPRGRSPRRRSVSPRGRSFSRSPPPPYRGREEVPYANGNGLRDRRRSRS; encoded by the exons ATGTCTCGTGTGTATGTGGGAAACCTAAGTCCACGGGTAACTGAGCGTGATCTTGAAGATGAGTTCCGTGCTTTTGGAGTGATTAGAAG TGTGTGGGTTGCCCGGAGGCCTCCTGGTTATGCTTTCATTGACTTTGATGACAGTAGGGATGCAGAGGATGCTATACGTGAATTGGATG GTAAGAATGGCTGGAGAGTTGAGCTTTCTCATAACTCTAGAGGAGGAGGTGGCGGCGGTGGACGAGGAGGAGGTCGTGGTGGTCGGTCTGGTGGTTCAGATTTGAAGTGCTATGAATGTGGTGAGCCTGGTCATTTTGCTCGAGAATGCCGTATGCGTGGTGGTTCAGGAAGACGCCGCAGTCGCAGCCCTCCCAGATATCGCAGAAGTCCTAGTTACGGTCGCAG GAGCTATAGTCCTCGTGGACGTTCACCTAGACGTCGTAGTGTTTCTCCTCGTGGACGCAGCTTTAGCAGGTCACCACCACCACCGTACCGTGGACGAGAAGAGGTGCCATATGCCAATGG CAATGGCCTCAGGGATAGGCGACGAAGCAGAAGTTGA
- the LOC115700176 gene encoding serine/arginine-rich splicing factor RSZ22A isoform X1 — MSRVYVGNLSPRVTERDLEDEFRAFGVIRSVWVARRPPGYAFIDFDDSRDAEDAIRELDAGKNGWRVELSHNSRGGGGGGGRGGGRGGRSGGSDLKCYECGEPGHFARECRMRGGSGRRRSRSPPRYRRSPSYGRRSYSPRGRSPRRRSVSPRGRSFSRSPPPPYRGREEVPYANGNGLRDRRRSRS, encoded by the exons ATGTCTCGTGTGTATGTGGGAAACCTAAGTCCACGGGTAACTGAGCGTGATCTTGAAGATGAGTTCCGTGCTTTTGGAGTGATTAGAAG TGTGTGGGTTGCCCGGAGGCCTCCTGGTTATGCTTTCATTGACTTTGATGACAGTAGGGATGCAGAGGATGCTATACGTGAATTGGATG cagGTAAGAATGGCTGGAGAGTTGAGCTTTCTCATAACTCTAGAGGAGGAGGTGGCGGCGGTGGACGAGGAGGAGGTCGTGGTGGTCGGTCTGGTGGTTCAGATTTGAAGTGCTATGAATGTGGTGAGCCTGGTCATTTTGCTCGAGAATGCCGTATGCGTGGTGGTTCAGGAAGACGCCGCAGTCGCAGCCCTCCCAGATATCGCAGAAGTCCTAGTTACGGTCGCAG GAGCTATAGTCCTCGTGGACGTTCACCTAGACGTCGTAGTGTTTCTCCTCGTGGACGCAGCTTTAGCAGGTCACCACCACCACCGTACCGTGGACGAGAAGAGGTGCCATATGCCAATGG CAATGGCCTCAGGGATAGGCGACGAAGCAGAAGTTGA